In Roseisolibacter agri, the following proteins share a genomic window:
- a CDS encoding LytR/AlgR family response regulator transcription factor has protein sequence MSEPLRVLVVDDEAPARRKLARLLSAMPDVALAGEAETGAEAVERIGALTPDLVLLDVQMPVLDGFGVVAAVGVGAMPPVVFVTAHDEHALRAFEVRALDYLLKPVTAERLREAIDRVRSRPRTPAAEAERAARLQALDAPPAPVLRHLLVQDAQGARLLSVEDVELARAERNYVALHTATGTFRVRGTIGELAARLDPARFLRVNRSDVVRLDAIRELQPWSHGDYRIVLRDGSALLWSRRFRAEQAGAFELG, from the coding sequence ATGAGCGAGCCGCTGCGCGTGCTGGTCGTCGACGACGAGGCGCCCGCGCGCCGCAAGCTCGCGCGGCTCCTCTCGGCGATGCCGGACGTCGCGCTGGCCGGCGAGGCGGAGACGGGCGCCGAGGCGGTGGAGCGCATCGGCGCGCTGACGCCGGACCTGGTGCTGCTCGACGTGCAGATGCCCGTGCTCGACGGCTTCGGCGTCGTGGCCGCCGTCGGCGTGGGGGCGATGCCGCCGGTCGTCTTCGTCACCGCGCACGACGAGCACGCGCTGCGCGCCTTCGAGGTGCGCGCGCTCGACTACCTGCTCAAGCCCGTGACGGCGGAGCGGCTGCGTGAGGCGATCGACCGGGTGCGGTCGCGTCCGCGCACGCCGGCGGCGGAGGCGGAGCGCGCGGCGCGGCTGCAGGCACTCGATGCGCCGCCGGCGCCGGTGCTCCGCCACCTCCTCGTGCAGGACGCGCAGGGGGCGCGACTGCTGTCCGTCGAAGACGTCGAGCTGGCGCGCGCCGAGCGCAACTACGTCGCGCTGCACACGGCGACGGGAACGTTCCGCGTGCGCGGCACGATCGGCGAGCTGGCGGCGCGCCTGGATCCGGCGCGCTTCCTCCGCGTCAACCGCTCGGACGTGGTGCGGCTGGATGCGATCCGCGAGCTGCAGCCCTGGTCGCACGGCGACTACCGCATCGTGCTGCGCGACGGCTCGGCGCTGCTCTGGAGCCGCCGCTTCCGCGCGGAGCAGGCGGGGGCGTTCGAGCTCGGGTAG